GTCTTAAGGCCGCTGGGTCCCGCGATGGCGGACCACCGCCTTCGCGGGGACGACGATGTCTCTGTTACTCGATGATCTTGGCGACAACACCCGCGCCAACCGTACGACCACCTTCACGGATCGCGAAACGCAGACCCTCTTCCATCGCAATCGGTGCAATCAACGTCGCCACCATCTGCACGTTGTCGCCCGGCATCACCATCTCAACGCCATCAGGCAGCTCACACGCGCCGGTAACGTCCGTGGTGCGGAAGTAAAACTGCGGACGGTAACCCTTGAAGAACGGCGTGTGACGACCGCCCTCTTCCTTGGACAGCACGTACACTTCACACTCAAACTTGGTGTGCGGGTTAACAGAACCCGGTACCGCCAGTACCTGGCCACGCTCCACCTCATCACGCTTGGTGCCACGCAGCAGTACGCCCACGTTCTCGCCCGCGCGGCCTTCGTCCAGCAGCTTGCGGAACATCTCAACACCCGTACAGGTGGTGGTCTGGGTGTCCTTGATGCCCACGATCTCGATCTCGTCACCCACCTTCACAATGCCACGCTCGACACGGCCCGTGACCACGGTGCCGCGACCGGAGATGGAGAACACGTCTTCCACCGGCATCAGGAACGGCTGGTCGATCGCACGCTCCGGCTCGGGGATATAGCTGTCCAGGGTCTCTACCAGCGTCTTCACCGCGGTGGTGCCCAGGCCGTTGTCGTCCTTGCCTTCCAGCGCCATCAGCGCAGAGCCACAGATGATCGGGGTGTCGTCGCCCGGGAACTCGTACTGGTCCAGCAGCTCGCGCAGCTCCATCTCGACCAGCTCTTTCATCTCTTCGTATTCTTCCGAGTCCGCACCGCCGCAGTCTTCCGCCAG
Above is a window of Rhodothermales bacterium DNA encoding:
- the tuf gene encoding elongation factor Tu — encoded protein: MSKETFERTKPHVNVGTIGHVDHGKTTLTAALTRVCAEVWGGEAVAFDGIDNAPEEKERGITIATSHVEYDSPERHYAHVDCPGHADYVKNMITGAAQMDGAILVCGATDGPMPQTREHILLSRQVGVPYIIVFMNKADLLAEDCGGADSEEYEEMKELVEMELRELLDQYEFPGDDTPIICGSALMALEGKDDNGLGTTAVKTLVETLDSYIPEPERAIDQPFLMPVEDVFSISGRGTVVTGRVERGIVKVGDEIEIVGIKDTQTTTCTGVEMFRKLLDEGRAGENVGVLLRGTKRDEVERGQVLAVPGSVNPHTKFECEVYVLSKEEGGRHTPFFKGYRPQFYFRTTDVTGACELPDGVEMVMPGDNVQMVATLIAPIAMEEGLRFAIREGGRTVGAGVVAKIIE